A stretch of Spirosoma oryzicola DNA encodes these proteins:
- a CDS encoding beta-N-acetylhexosaminidase, with protein MHKIIALFLLAFTAAAQSSIPALIPAPQTLEPGTGAFAITAQTRLAILTPAADVRKMVIDNLPGIPASDAPKLTKAITVRVAPVTGVGPEGYDLLVTPTGITLTAPEPAGIFYGLQTMRQLLPVSKSFRDQSVPALHIRDQPRFGWRGLMLDVSRHFFDKVFVKRFIDQMAQYKFNIFHWHLTDDQGWRIQINSLPKLTEVGAWRVPRTGRWWDIDNPQAGEIPSYGGFYTQDDIREIVRYAQERHITIVPEIDMPGHIMSAIAAYPNLTCGKKQIVVPPNGKFYKLEDNTLNPCDDSTYLFIDKVFTEIAQLFPGPYIHVGGDEAYKGFWEKCDACKTTMAANNLKNVDELQSYFIKRVEKIVQSKGKKLIGWDEILEGGLAPDATVMSWRGMKGGIEAARQGHPVIMTPYQFCYLDLYQGEASAEPSTYGISRLSTAYSFDPIPDSATAPGINAKLILGGQGNLWAENVPNVRHAEYMVWPRAFALSEVLWSSKAQRSWPNFVNRMEAHFKRFDAQDVNYSRSVYNPIITLKKHPMGMMEIMLSHELPDTYLYYSTDNTVPDDHFPLYTQPFLMPKGADRVKVVAYRNGKPIGRMVELTLPDMEKRVQ; from the coding sequence ATGCACAAAATCATTGCTTTGTTTTTATTGGCGTTTACGGCGGCTGCTCAGTCGTCGATTCCGGCGCTTATTCCGGCACCCCAAACGCTCGAACCCGGTACCGGTGCTTTTGCCATTACCGCCCAGACCCGACTGGCTATTCTGACGCCTGCTGCCGACGTGCGCAAAATGGTTATCGACAATCTGCCCGGCATTCCGGCCTCCGACGCGCCCAAACTGACCAAAGCCATTACGGTTCGCGTCGCTCCGGTAACTGGTGTGGGGCCAGAAGGGTACGACCTGCTCGTGACGCCGACCGGTATTACGCTTACCGCGCCGGAACCCGCCGGGATTTTTTACGGTCTGCAAACCATGCGGCAATTGTTGCCCGTCAGTAAATCGTTTCGCGATCAGTCGGTTCCGGCACTGCACATCCGCGACCAGCCCCGGTTTGGCTGGCGGGGACTGATGCTCGATGTGAGCCGCCACTTCTTCGATAAAGTGTTTGTCAAGCGGTTCATTGATCAGATGGCGCAGTATAAATTCAACATTTTTCACTGGCACCTGACCGACGACCAGGGCTGGCGAATCCAGATCAACAGCCTGCCCAAACTCACCGAAGTGGGCGCATGGCGCGTACCCCGAACCGGTCGCTGGTGGGATATTGACAATCCGCAGGCGGGTGAAATACCGTCGTACGGTGGCTTTTATACGCAGGACGACATTCGCGAAATTGTTCGCTATGCGCAGGAACGGCACATCACCATCGTACCGGAAATCGACATGCCGGGGCATATCATGTCGGCCATTGCCGCGTACCCAAATCTAACCTGCGGAAAAAAACAAATTGTCGTGCCTCCCAATGGTAAGTTTTACAAGCTGGAAGACAACACGCTGAACCCCTGCGACGACAGTACGTATCTGTTTATCGACAAGGTGTTTACGGAAATCGCTCAGTTGTTTCCGGGGCCTTACATCCATGTCGGGGGCGATGAAGCGTACAAAGGATTCTGGGAGAAATGCGATGCCTGCAAAACGACAATGGCGGCTAACAATCTAAAGAACGTCGATGAGTTGCAAAGCTATTTCATCAAACGGGTCGAGAAAATCGTGCAATCGAAAGGCAAAAAGCTGATCGGCTGGGACGAAATCCTGGAAGGCGGCTTGGCTCCTGACGCGACGGTGATGAGCTGGCGGGGTATGAAAGGCGGCATCGAAGCGGCCAGGCAGGGGCATCCGGTGATCATGACCCCGTACCAGTTTTGCTACCTCGATCTGTATCAGGGCGAAGCGTCGGCGGAACCCAGCACGTATGGCATCAGTCGGTTAAGCACAGCCTACTCATTTGACCCCATTCCTGACAGTGCAACAGCACCCGGTATCAACGCCAAATTGATTCTGGGGGGCCAGGGAAATCTCTGGGCGGAGAACGTACCGAACGTGCGTCATGCCGAGTACATGGTTTGGCCGCGCGCGTTTGCCTTGTCCGAAGTGCTGTGGTCATCGAAAGCCCAACGAAGCTGGCCCAACTTCGTCAATCGGATGGAAGCACATTTTAAGCGGTTCGATGCGCAGGACGTGAATTATTCCCGCAGCGTTTACAACCCCATCATTACGCTGAAAAAGCACCCGATGGGGATGATGGAAATTATGCTTAGCCACGAGTTGCCCGACACGTATTTGTATTACTCGACGGACAATACCGTTCCCGATGATCATTTTCCGCTCTACACCCAGCCTTTCCTGATGCCGAAAGGTGCTGATCGGGTGAAGGTGGTGGCGTATCGAAACGGTAAACCCATCGGGCGTATGGTTGAACTGACGTTGCCCGACATGGAAAAGCGCGTTCAGTAA
- a CDS encoding PQQ-dependent sugar dehydrogenase: MKPLPIVLLLATLWFSLTSQRSAPYRANQWAEAPDSSRFTAMQLVQGLDEPMGMGILPNNNVLIIERKGAVRLYDAELKQVKTIAHINVFSGIEDGLLGVAVDPDYSKNNWIYLYYGVGGDAWVSHLARYELKGDQLIQSSKKVLLEIPTQRKYCCHSAGYLTFSNGLLYLSTGDNTNAEEIEGHNPTDERPGRELSDDQASTANSNDLRGKILRIKPEPNGTGDAPAYTIPDGNLFPKDGSKGRPEIYVMGCRNPFRMSVDPKNGFVYWGDVGPDTHVPAEEGTLSYDEINQARRPGFFGYPYFLGNNEAFPKYDFATKQEGPKQDPQHPVNNSPHNTGLRELPPAQPALIWYGKQASRRFPLVGKGGASAMAGPVYYRDQFAGAKYRLPDYYDGKLLIYDWIRRWMMAVTLDKEGNYVSMEPFLSHLKPVAPMDMQFNRDGSLYILAYGTNWFANNTDAGLIRVEYSEGNRNPVADIRVDKRYGAAPMAVALSAAGSKDYDPGDQLTYTWQIGTKKWTGQTVSTSFAKPGVYPVTLTVTDGHGGQGSATTTIHVGNTPPRVQISTTANRSFYWDNTKLDYRITIRDPEDKTIDPARTTVSFTYLPYGKDIASVLSGGHTTTAHWQGEKLIAASDCKSCHAIEKASIGPSFRAISARYLRKPESVEPLAQKIIKGGSGVWGNYAMSAHPDLSAQDAQEMVRYILALNEQPKPLPQQGTLTLKDHMGKGNEGAYVLLASYQDKGAQGIEPLSSRDYIALRNPLIQLEDNDRGNVGVVIATASTGFISYIRKIYNNSFVVFNQLDLAQVDQIRFRVQSQGAGGRIAVHLDSLQGPVVSEVAVPGGKINDLKTGWTDLIAPVKPTVGLHDLYFVFTNPDAVRKELFHVDYLYFEPKANRAPTK; the protein is encoded by the coding sequence ATGAAACCCCTACCTATCGTTTTGCTGCTGGCTACGTTGTGGTTTTCCTTGACCTCACAACGTTCTGCACCATACCGCGCCAACCAATGGGCGGAAGCGCCGGATAGCAGTCGCTTTACGGCTATGCAGCTTGTGCAGGGACTAGACGAACCGATGGGTATGGGTATTTTGCCCAACAATAACGTCTTGATCATCGAGCGGAAAGGCGCTGTCCGACTGTACGACGCGGAGTTGAAACAGGTCAAAACGATTGCGCATATCAACGTTTTCAGCGGGATTGAAGATGGGTTACTGGGCGTTGCTGTCGATCCAGATTACAGCAAAAACAACTGGATCTATCTGTATTACGGTGTTGGTGGCGATGCGTGGGTAAGCCATCTGGCGCGTTACGAGCTGAAAGGTGATCAGTTGATTCAATCATCAAAGAAAGTTTTGCTGGAAATTCCGACGCAACGAAAATACTGCTGTCATTCGGCGGGTTACCTGACGTTCTCGAACGGGCTGCTGTATCTGTCAACGGGTGATAATACGAACGCCGAAGAAATCGAAGGTCACAATCCCACCGACGAACGGCCCGGTCGTGAACTGTCCGATGATCAGGCATCGACTGCCAACAGTAACGACCTGCGCGGAAAAATTCTGCGGATCAAACCAGAACCGAACGGAACTGGAGATGCGCCCGCTTATACCATTCCCGACGGCAACCTATTTCCCAAAGACGGTTCCAAAGGGCGTCCGGAGATCTATGTGATGGGTTGCCGCAACCCGTTTCGGATGTCGGTCGATCCCAAGAACGGGTTTGTCTACTGGGGCGATGTTGGTCCCGACACGCACGTGCCCGCCGAAGAAGGAACGTTGAGCTACGACGAGATCAATCAGGCGCGTCGGCCCGGTTTTTTTGGTTATCCGTACTTTTTAGGGAACAACGAAGCGTTTCCAAAATACGATTTTGCTACCAAGCAGGAGGGGCCTAAACAGGACCCACAGCATCCCGTCAACAACTCGCCCCACAACACCGGTCTTCGGGAACTTCCCCCGGCCCAACCCGCTCTAATCTGGTACGGCAAACAAGCATCCAGACGTTTCCCGCTGGTCGGTAAAGGCGGGGCCAGCGCGATGGCTGGACCTGTTTATTACCGTGATCAATTTGCCGGAGCTAAGTACCGCTTGCCCGATTACTACGACGGAAAACTTTTGATCTACGATTGGATTCGGCGGTGGATGATGGCGGTTACGCTCGACAAAGAAGGCAATTACGTCAGTATGGAGCCTTTTTTAAGTCATCTGAAACCGGTAGCACCCATGGACATGCAGTTCAATCGCGATGGGTCGCTGTATATTCTGGCGTATGGGACCAACTGGTTTGCCAACAATACCGATGCCGGATTGATCCGGGTGGAGTATTCGGAAGGAAACCGCAATCCTGTTGCCGACATTCGGGTGGATAAGCGGTACGGTGCCGCACCAATGGCTGTCGCCTTGTCGGCGGCTGGCTCGAAAGATTACGATCCAGGTGATCAGCTCACCTATACCTGGCAGATTGGTACCAAAAAATGGACCGGTCAGACCGTGTCAACGAGCTTTGCGAAGCCGGGCGTGTATCCGGTAACGCTGACCGTCACGGATGGACACGGTGGTCAGGGAAGCGCCACCACAACGATCCACGTAGGGAATACGCCCCCGCGCGTGCAGATCAGCACAACCGCTAACCGAAGCTTTTACTGGGACAATACGAAACTTGATTACCGCATCACCATCCGCGACCCGGAAGATAAAACGATCGACCCCGCCCGGACAACGGTTTCGTTTACCTACCTACCCTACGGAAAAGACATTGCCAGCGTTCTGTCGGGCGGGCATACTACAACGGCGCATTGGCAGGGTGAAAAGCTGATTGCCGCATCCGACTGCAAATCCTGTCACGCGATTGAAAAAGCGTCCATTGGTCCCAGCTTCAGGGCTATCTCGGCGCGATATCTACGTAAACCGGAATCGGTCGAACCGCTAGCGCAGAAGATAATTAAGGGCGGGAGTGGCGTTTGGGGCAACTATGCCATGTCTGCTCACCCGGATTTGTCGGCGCAGGATGCCCAGGAAATGGTTCGCTATATCCTAGCCCTGAACGAGCAGCCGAAGCCGTTGCCCCAGCAGGGAACGCTGACCCTAAAGGATCATATGGGTAAAGGAAACGAAGGCGCTTATGTACTATTGGCGAGCTACCAAGACAAAGGCGCTCAGGGTATCGAACCGCTATCATCCCGAGACTACATTGCGCTTCGTAATCCACTCATACAGCTGGAGGATAACGATCGGGGTAACGTGGGTGTCGTGATTGCTACGGCCAGTACCGGTTTTATTTCGTACATCCGTAAGATTTATAACAACAGTTTCGTGGTGTTCAACCAGCTGGATCTGGCGCAGGTTGATCAGATTCGGTTTCGGGTGCAGTCGCAGGGGGCGGGTGGTCGTATCGCGGTGCATCTGGACAGTCTACAAGGGCCGGTTGTGAGCGAAGTGGCGGTGCCCGGCGGTAAAATCAACGATCTGAAAACAGGCTGGACGGACTTGATTGCCCCGGTGAAGCCCACCGTGGGTCTGCACGATCTATATTTCGTGTTCACTAATCCTGATGCGGTTCGGAAAGAACTGTTTCACGTCGATTACCTGTATTTTGAGCCAAAAGCGAATCGTGCCCCGACCAAATAG
- a CDS encoding glycerate kinase, translated as MRVLIAPNAFKHSLNATGAALAIKEGLQQSKLDCVCECFPVGDGGDGTGDLMIRKHNGLLVSVDVADPFGRLIQSSFGLVNNGETAIIEMANASGIHLVKPSALNPLQATSFGTGQLIIAALDKGVRNLVLAIGGSATVDGGTGILRALGVRFLNAQGEELTAPEQLTELTTIDVSTLDQRILTCAITVLCDVENKLLGAEGSAAVFGPQKGATPDSVKKLDAGLATFSAVALQQTGIDMSAVKHGGAAGGVAAGLHTFINAQLVNGIDFFLHFTRFDEAVATADLVITGEGSIDEQTLHGKGPFGVAYRAKQLNLPVIGLAGKIPLDQNEKLDQFFDVLLAIGNGPADLVSALSQTRQNLIRTAHQLGNLLTR; from the coding sequence GCTTTCCGGTCGGCGATGGTGGCGACGGCACAGGTGATTTAATGATCAGGAAACACAACGGGTTGCTCGTTTCGGTAGACGTAGCCGACCCGTTTGGCCGCCTAATTCAATCGTCCTTTGGCTTGGTCAACAACGGAGAAACAGCGATTATCGAAATGGCGAATGCGTCGGGGATTCACCTTGTCAAACCGTCAGCGCTAAACCCGTTACAGGCTACTTCGTTTGGCACTGGACAACTGATCATAGCAGCGCTGGACAAAGGCGTCCGAAACCTGGTACTGGCGATTGGCGGTTCGGCTACCGTTGACGGTGGTACCGGTATTTTACGGGCGTTGGGCGTCCGTTTTTTGAATGCTCAAGGTGAAGAGCTAACGGCTCCCGAACAACTGACCGAACTGACGACAATCGATGTCTCGACCCTCGACCAACGAATCTTGACCTGTGCTATCACCGTCCTCTGCGATGTCGAAAATAAGCTTCTGGGAGCAGAAGGGTCAGCGGCTGTTTTTGGTCCGCAAAAAGGCGCAACACCCGACAGCGTGAAAAAACTCGATGCGGGTCTGGCTACGTTCTCAGCGGTAGCATTGCAGCAAACCGGTATCGACATGTCGGCTGTCAAACACGGTGGTGCCGCCGGTGGTGTTGCCGCCGGGCTTCACACGTTCATAAACGCGCAACTTGTCAATGGCATTGATTTTTTCCTCCATTTCACCCGTTTCGACGAAGCCGTAGCCACTGCCGATCTGGTTATTACCGGCGAGGGTAGTATCGATGAACAAACCTTACACGGCAAAGGCCCCTTCGGTGTCGCTTACCGAGCAAAGCAGTTGAATCTACCCGTAATTGGTCTGGCGGGAAAAATTCCGCTGGACCAAAATGAAAAGCTTGATCAGTTTTTCGACGTGCTACTGGCAATCGGCAACGGTCCTGCTGACCTGGTATCGGCCCTCAGCCAGACCCGGCAAAATCTGATCCGCACCGCCCACCAACTGGGTAACCTGCTCACCCGATAA